In Lotus japonicus ecotype B-129 chromosome 5, LjGifu_v1.2, one genomic interval encodes:
- the LOC130719373 gene encoding uncharacterized protein LOC130719373: protein MEDQPMTKADLKDVTAALTAALTAITQHMTQQMIQHMATFTAALTTQINNTNNGNRGRDRRGKPHRFPRDNNNNRSAISLPSQSLHSPSVSHPYYKVQYSTSKTTETPHPQPATPNLINPYPNISPTADPISLPQPLPKPTLNSCPSTRPMYATSSESDSQISFAPSSVVGLEDEAKTLMDDLCSESAPTPTHCSLLSRSDDILEVVPHVISEPDTSVNLGIEAVFTPYNLTLMVVPQVRYVLVPKFAPHLFGNMPEKKELQSNLSNSQFRQFIPCHWKLFQSRLVHPEITLLQFHGVWRKQFDPGINKMDASVSKQESPHSFPCAFIRYSTLTLLGLIWKPFDPGILRQLKSFIVM, encoded by the coding sequence ATGGAAGATCAACCAATGACCAAAGCAGACCTGAAGGATGTTACCGCGGCTCTTACCGCGGCCCTAACTGCTATTACGCAACATATGACACAACAGATGATACAACATATGGCGACGTTCACGGCGGCTTTAACGACGCAGATCAACAATACCAACAACGGTAACCGGGGACGAGACAGGAGAGGGAAACCACATAGGTTTCCGcgcgacaacaacaacaatcgttCCGCTATATCTTTACCTTCCCAATCTTTGCATTCACCATCCGTATCTCATCCTTATTACAAAGTTCAGTACTCAACCTCTAAAACCACCGAAACTCCACACCCCCAACCTGCTACTCCAAACCTTATCAATCCTTACCCCAACATATCACCGACTGCAGATCCAATTTCCTTACCACAACCCCTACCAAAACCTACTTTAAATTCATGTCCCTCTACAAGACCTATGTACGCAACTTCTTCGGAATCTGATTCTCAAATTTCATTTGCGCCATCCTCTGTTGTTGGCCTGGAAGATGAGGCAAAAACGTTGATGGATGATTTGTGCAGCGAGAGCGCACCAACACCAACACACTGTTCTCTTTTATCTAGATCTGATGACATCTTAGAGGTTGTACCCCATGTTATATCTGAGCCAGACACCTCTGTCAATTTGGGCATCGAGGCAGTGTTCACACCTTACAATCTAACACTTATGGTTGTGCCTCAGGTTCGATATGTCCTTGTTCCCAAGTTTGCACCCCATTTGTTTGGTAATATGCCTGAGAAAAAGGAACTGCAATCCAACTTGTCTAACTCGCAATTCAGACAATTTATTCCATGCCACTGGAAGTTGTTTCAATCACGGCTAGTTCATCCAGAAATCACACTCCTTCAATTTCATGGTGTTTGGCGAAAACAATTTGATCCTGGCATCAACAAGATGGATGCTAGTGTTTCAAAACAGGAGTCTCCACACTCTTTTCCATGTGCTTTTATTAGATATTCAACACTCACTCTCCTTGGTTTAATTTGGAAGCCTTTTGATCCTGGTATTTTGAGGCAACTGAAGTCCTTTATCGTGATGTGA